Proteins encoded within one genomic window of Equus caballus isolate H_3958 breed thoroughbred chromosome 20, TB-T2T, whole genome shotgun sequence:
- the GLYATL3 gene encoding glycine N-acyltransferase-like protein 3 isoform X2, with amino-acid sequence MLVLSCSTKLLILEKMLKSHFPESLKAETDNLDHYTNAYAVFYKDVRAYQRLLEECDVINWEQVFQIQGLQSELHGVSKAVAESKRLDVKLSSFKAVHLPPVSAPPDTSSLMGSSPRLTYLSVADADLLNRTWSRGGNEQCLQYIANLISCFPSVCVRDDKGDPVSWSLTDQFATMCHGYTLPEHRRKGYSRLVALTLARKLQSRGFPSQGNVLDDNVASISLLKSVHAEFLPCRFHRLILTPATFSGQVHL; translated from the exons GCTGAGACAGATAACCTGGACCATTACACTAATGCCTATGCTGTATTCTACAAGGATGTTAGGGCTTACCAACGGCTGTTGGAAGAATGTGATGTTATCAACTGGGAACAAGTTTTTCAAATACAAG GGCTGCAGAGTGAGTTACATGGTGTTTCCAAGGCTGTGGCTGAGTCAAAGCGGTTGGATGTAAAGCTCAGTTCCTTCAAGGCCGTGCACCTCCCGCCTGTTTCAGCTCCGCCAGACACCAGTTCCCT aatggGGTCTTCTCCACGACTAACCTACCTGAGTGTTGCTGATGCTGATCTACTCAACCGGACTTGGTCGCGGGGTGGCAATGAACAGTGTCTCCAATACATCGCCAACCTCATCTCCTGCTTCCCCAGTGTGTGTGTCCGTGATGACAAGGGAGACCCAGTCTCTTGGTCTCTCACAGACCAGTTTGCCACCATGTGCCATGGCTATACCCTGCCAGAGCATCGCAGGAAAGGTTATAGCCGGCTGGTGGCACTCACACTGGCCAGGAAGTTACAGAGCCGAGGATTCCCCTCTCAGGGCAATGTCCTGGATGACAACGTGGCATCCATAAGCCTCCTGAAGAGCGTCCATGCTGAGTTCTTGCCTTGTCGTTTTCATCGGCTCATTCTCACCCCTGCAACTTTCTCTGGCCAAGTTCACCTCTAG
- the GLYATL3 gene encoding glycine N-acyltransferase-like protein 3 isoform X1, translating into MLVLSCSTKLLILEKMLKSHFPESLKVYGAVMNINRGNPFQKEVVLDSWPDFKAVITRRQKEAETDNLDHYTNAYAVFYKDVRAYQRLLEECDVINWEQVFQIQGLQSELHGVSKAVAESKRLDVKLSSFKAVHLPPVSAPPDTSSLMGSSPRLTYLSVADADLLNRTWSRGGNEQCLQYIANLISCFPSVCVRDDKGDPVSWSLTDQFATMCHGYTLPEHRRKGYSRLVALTLARKLQSRGFPSQGNVLDDNVASISLLKSVHAEFLPCRFHRLILTPATFSGQVHL; encoded by the exons GTTTATGGAGCAGTGATGAACATAAATCGTGGGAATCCCTTCCAAAAGGAAGTGGTGTTGGATTCATGGCCAGACTTCAAAGCTGTTATCACCCGGCGGCAGAAAGAG GCTGAGACAGATAACCTGGACCATTACACTAATGCCTATGCTGTATTCTACAAGGATGTTAGGGCTTACCAACGGCTGTTGGAAGAATGTGATGTTATCAACTGGGAACAAGTTTTTCAAATACAAG GGCTGCAGAGTGAGTTACATGGTGTTTCCAAGGCTGTGGCTGAGTCAAAGCGGTTGGATGTAAAGCTCAGTTCCTTCAAGGCCGTGCACCTCCCGCCTGTTTCAGCTCCGCCAGACACCAGTTCCCT aatggGGTCTTCTCCACGACTAACCTACCTGAGTGTTGCTGATGCTGATCTACTCAACCGGACTTGGTCGCGGGGTGGCAATGAACAGTGTCTCCAATACATCGCCAACCTCATCTCCTGCTTCCCCAGTGTGTGTGTCCGTGATGACAAGGGAGACCCAGTCTCTTGGTCTCTCACAGACCAGTTTGCCACCATGTGCCATGGCTATACCCTGCCAGAGCATCGCAGGAAAGGTTATAGCCGGCTGGTGGCACTCACACTGGCCAGGAAGTTACAGAGCCGAGGATTCCCCTCTCAGGGCAATGTCCTGGATGACAACGTGGCATCCATAAGCCTCCTGAAGAGCGTCCATGCTGAGTTCTTGCCTTGTCGTTTTCATCGGCTCATTCTCACCCCTGCAACTTTCTCTGGCCAAGTTCACCTCTAG